The following proteins come from a genomic window of Deltaproteobacteria bacterium:
- a CDS encoding type II toxin-antitoxin system HicA family toxin yields the protein MSTRFPVVTSKEIVRVLEKMGFVFVRQTGSSHAIYKHPSKNKRTVVPIHSGVSLKRRTLKAILRDAELDIEDLRKLL from the coding sequence ATGTCAACGCGCTTTCCAGTCGTCACTTCAAAAGAAATTGTCCGCGTGTTGGAAAAAATGGGTTTTGTTTTTGTCCGCCAAACCGGTTCCAGCCATGCCATCTACAAGCACCCTTCCAAAAACAAAAGAACCGTAGTCCCTATCCATTCGGGCGTTTCCCTAAAACGAAGGACGCTGAAGGCCATTCTCAGGGATGCAGAATTGGACATTGAAGATTTAAGAAAATTGCTCTGA